The region ATGAGAGAAGAGAAATAGAATCTCATGTGGAACATACGTTTCAATTTTTATCCAAAATCCCTTGGACTCGTGAACTCAAAATGGTTCCTGCTATTGCTCATGGCCACCATGAGAAACTAAATGGATCTGGATATCCGAGAGGTTTGTCTGCCGTTGAAATTCCCGTCCAAGCCAAGATGATGGCCATTGCGGATATTTTTGATGCTCTTACGGACCAAGACCGTCCTTATAAAAAAGCAGTTCCTTTGGAGCGGGCCTTTGATATATTAAAAATGGAAGTCAGAGACCAACACATCGATGGCGATCTTTTGGATATCTTTATCGGTAGTAAAGCTTACGAAAGAATTTTACACAAAAGATAAATTTGTTTTCATAAAGAAGAAGGATACAATCTTTTTTTTGTTCATCAACCAAATGTTTGTTTGATGAGTTCTTCGAAATGGTTTCCTCTTTCTTCAAAATTCTTATACAAATCAAAACTGGCACCTGCTGGTGAAAAAATCACAGATTGGATTTTGTTTTGATCTGTGTTACTATTTTCTAATACAGAATCGATATTGTTTTTTAATTCTTTTAGCAGGGAAGGTAGATCAGGGAAATAATGAACTGGAAATCCACTTATATCAAATTCTGATTTCCAAACATCAACCGCCTTACCATAAACCCAAATCGGACATTCCAATTCTTTCCATCGTTTTAAGAATGGATCAATTGGTTCTGTTTTGGGAATTCCTCCCAAAATCAAAAACAATCCATCTCCTTTTTTGAATCCAGAAATCCCTGAAAGCATGGAATGTAAATTTGTGGATTTGGAATCATTGATGAATTGAATGTTCCGGTATAAATTTTGAAATTCAGAACTGTCCATCTTTCGGAATCGGTGTGGAAGTCCAGTAAAGGATTCAAACCCATTTTGGATTTCTTTCCAATCCATTCCCATAGTTTCACTAAGGGCAATAGCAAAACATAAATTCATTAAGTTGTGTTTCCCTTTGAGTGGAAACTTGGATGTGTCATAAATATGATTGGGAGTGTGAACTAAATTCGGTTCTAAACTCACAAAGTAATTTTGATTTTCACCAATTAATTTTAAATTGGAATGATCCAAAATTTTATCTTCCAAAAAATTTAGAAAGTTCGGACTTACAAAGGATATATGATTTGGGTCACTTAAGTTTTGAATTTTCCATTTTGCTTTTGCATAATTTTGCATGGTTTTATGTCTTTCTAAATGATCAGATGCCAAATTTAAAATAGCAGATGCAGTTAAGCTAAGGTTAGGTGAGTCATCTAATTGATAACTAGAAAGTTCCAATACAACTAAATCTAAAGGTTCCAAACAAAAAGAAGTAAAAGGAACTCCAATATTTCCTCCCATTTTTGAATTCGGAAATTTTGATTTTAGAATGTGATAGGTAAGGGCTGTTGTCGTGGACTTTCCATCGGTTCCCGTGATCCCAATGACAGGGCCTTTGTAAAAAACTCGAGCCAAAGCAATTTCGCTTAGAACCGGAAGTCCTTTTTTTTTCGCTTCTTCTAAGATAGGATGATCAGGAAGGATACCAGGGCTTTTGATGATACAATCGATTCCCTCTAATGTTTCCTGTGGGTGATTGTCTGACAAAACAGAAGTATACAATTGGGCATTG is a window of Leptospira congkakensis DNA encoding:
- the murD gene encoding UDP-N-acetylmuramoyl-L-alanine--D-glutamate ligase is translated as MFSETIPTQIDLGQFHKFLILGGGSSGDSSAKLLSSIGKHCILADKFPERANAQLYTSVLSDNHPQETLEGIDCIIKSPGILPDHPILEEAKKKGLPVLSEIALARVFYKGPVIGITGTDGKSTTTALTYHILKSKFPNSKMGGNIGVPFTSFCLEPLDLVVLELSSYQLDDSPNLSLTASAILNLASDHLERHKTMQNYAKAKWKIQNLSDPNHISFVSPNFLNFLEDKILDHSNLKLIGENQNYFVSLEPNLVHTPNHIYDTSKFPLKGKHNLMNLCFAIALSETMGMDWKEIQNGFESFTGLPHRFRKMDSSEFQNLYRNIQFINDSKSTNLHSMLSGISGFKKGDGLFLILGGIPKTEPIDPFLKRWKELECPIWVYGKAVDVWKSEFDISGFPVHYFPDLPSLLKELKNNIDSVLENSNTDQNKIQSVIFSPAGASFDLYKNFEERGNHFEELIKQTFG